The Larus michahellis chromosome 2, bLarMic1.1, whole genome shotgun sequence genome window below encodes:
- the CLDN12 gene encoding claudin-12, with protein sequence MGCRDVHAATVLAFLSGTASVAGLLAAVLLPNWRQMRLYTFNKNERNVTVYTGLWIKCARFDGSRDCVIYDPQWYTAVDQLDLRVLQFALPLSMLTAVSALFLCLIGMCNTAFVSTVPNIKLAKCLVNSAGCHLVAGLLFLLACAICLTPSIWVIFYNNYLNRKYEPVFSFDISVFIAIASAGGLFFTSVLLFLWYCACKSLPSPFWQPLYSHAPSMHSYASQPYSARSRLSAIEIDIPVVTHAS encoded by the coding sequence ATGGGCTGCCGGGATGTTCACGCAGCAACAGTACTGGCCTTCCTCAGTGGAACAGCCTCAGTAGCTGGACTCCTTGCAGCCGTTCTGCTTCCAAACTGGAGGCAAATGAGACTGTACACATTCAACAAGAATGAGAGGAATGTGACTGTTTACACTGGACTCTGGATTAAGTGCGCTCGCTTTGATGGGAGCAGAGACTGTGTGATCTATGACCCACAGTGGTACACTGCTGTCGATCAACTGGATTTGCGTGTTCTTCAGTTCGCCCTTCCACTGAGTATGTTAACTGCCGTCTCCGCTCTGTTTCTCTGCTTGATTGGCATGTGTAACACAGCCTTTGTTTCCACCGTGCCAAACATCAAATTGGCCAAATGCCTTGTAAACAGTGCGGGCTGCCATCTCGTGGCTGGCCTCTTGTTCCTGCTTGCGTGTGCCATTTGTCTCACTCCATCAATCTGGGTCATTTTTTATAACAATTACCTGAACAGAAAATACGAGCCTGTCTTTAGCTTTGACATTTCTGTGTTTATTGCCATTGCCAGTGCTGGTGGTCTGTTTTTCACTTCCGTTCTGCTGTTTCTGTGGTACTGCGCATGTAAAAGCCTACCTTCTCCTTTCTGGCAGCCCCTCTATTCCCATGCCCCCAGCATGCACAGCTATGCCTCTCAGCCCTATTCTGCGCGCTCTCGCCTCTCTGCCATAGAGATCGACATTCCTGTTGTGACACATGCATCTTAA